The Myxococcus fulvus genome has a window encoding:
- a CDS encoding tetratricopeptide repeat protein yields MRLILFALCSLVAFSARAAEPELLARLDALHERRGEAEGGKALEAELKAALSVTPDDFELVWRQARQLQWQADGAGSEKLKKVLGRQTWDVAEKAVKLAPNRVEGHYFAAAGIGAYSQAVGVMKALGEGLEGKFNERLDAAIKLDSGFYGAAPLLAKGRYYYELPWPKRDLKKSAEYYEKAIQQHPEMLRAYYFLAETLLRDDKAKEARNAIQKVKQGSVAYDPAEGRRIQEWAKKVEADIEEELK; encoded by the coding sequence ATGCGCTTGATTTTATTCGCCTTGTGCTCGCTCGTGGCGTTCTCGGCACGGGCGGCGGAGCCGGAATTGCTCGCTCGGCTGGATGCCCTGCATGAGCGACGTGGCGAGGCGGAGGGTGGCAAGGCGCTGGAGGCCGAGCTCAAGGCGGCGCTGTCGGTGACGCCGGACGACTTCGAGCTGGTGTGGCGTCAGGCGCGGCAGCTCCAGTGGCAGGCGGACGGGGCTGGGAGCGAGAAGCTCAAGAAGGTGCTCGGCCGGCAGACGTGGGACGTGGCGGAGAAGGCCGTCAAGCTGGCCCCCAACCGCGTGGAAGGCCACTACTTCGCGGCGGCGGGGATTGGCGCCTACTCTCAAGCGGTGGGGGTGATGAAGGCGCTGGGCGAGGGCCTGGAAGGCAAGTTCAACGAGCGGCTCGACGCGGCCATCAAGCTGGACTCCGGCTTCTATGGCGCCGCGCCGCTGTTGGCCAAGGGGCGCTACTACTACGAGCTGCCCTGGCCGAAGCGAGATCTCAAGAAGTCGGCCGAGTATTACGAGAAGGCCATCCAGCAGCACCCGGAGATGTTGCGCGCGTACTACTTCCTGGCCGAGACGCTCCTGAGGGACGACAAGGCGAAGGAGGCTCGCAACGCCATCCAGAAGGTGAAGCAGGGCAGCGTCGCGTACGACCCCGCGGAGGGTCGGCGCATCCAGGAGTGGGCGAAGAAGGTCGAAGCCGACATCGAGGAGGAGCTCAAGTGA
- a CDS encoding sigma-70 family RNA polymerase sigma factor: protein MANSTKFAAEGLSQYLRQLGGHQQLTREQEYELARRARKGDESARQTLATSNLAFVVAVAKKFANRGARLDDLVQEGNVGLMKAIEHFDPKKNVRFATYAVWWIRAYITRYLKDNRSQVRGGEAERGSMVDFSLDASIDEEGETTFLDRLEDNGPSPQDVFLSNEQDTEIQDALTKVRKRIGDLGWDILTERLTQDKPLTLEELGQRWGVSRERVRQVELKTKTFLERYLSAFNENEEQALQDVA, encoded by the coding sequence ATGGCCAACTCGACGAAGTTTGCGGCGGAGGGCCTGTCGCAATACCTGCGTCAGCTGGGGGGACACCAGCAACTGACTCGCGAGCAGGAGTACGAGCTGGCTCGGCGCGCTCGCAAGGGCGACGAGTCGGCGAGGCAGACGCTCGCCACCTCCAACCTGGCTTTCGTTGTCGCCGTCGCGAAGAAGTTCGCCAATCGCGGCGCTCGCCTGGATGACCTCGTCCAGGAAGGCAACGTCGGCCTGATGAAGGCAATCGAGCATTTCGATCCGAAGAAGAACGTGCGCTTCGCGACGTACGCGGTGTGGTGGATTCGCGCCTACATCACCCGCTATCTGAAGGACAACCGCAGCCAGGTGCGCGGCGGCGAGGCCGAGCGGGGCAGCATGGTGGACTTCTCGCTCGACGCCTCCATCGACGAGGAGGGTGAGACGACCTTCCTGGACCGCCTGGAGGACAACGGGCCGTCGCCCCAGGACGTGTTCCTGTCGAATGAGCAGGACACCGAAATCCAGGACGCGCTCACCAAGGTGCGCAAGCGCATCGGCGACCTGGGCTGGGACATCCTCACGGAGCGGCTGACGCAGGACAAGCCGCTGACGTTGGAGGAGCTGGGGCAGCGCTGGGGCGTGTCGCGCGAGCGCGTGCGCCAGGTGGAGCTCAAGACGAAGACGTTCCTCGAGCGCTACCTCTCGGCGTTCAACGAGAACGAGGAGCAGGCCCTGCAGGACGTGGCCTGA
- a CDS encoding FAD-binding oxidoreductase, with protein MSDVSARPVRVEPERVERVCEALSRVLSAGQLKRDEATLAAYARDESDSGVFPPDLVVFPEDTAQVSAIFKACVAHGVPYTPCGARTGKSGGSLPLCGGVAVSLERMNRIRSISVEDLTAVVEPGVVTGDLMKAVEAVGLFYPPDPNSWESCTLGGNVAENAGGPRALKYGVTRDYVIGLEWVLPDGEVVKVGRRTIKGVAGYDLVGLFVGSEGTLGVATEITLQLIPLPRKVLTALVVFPSVLDAARAVSAVLAAGLLPRCLELIDDVALRAVDGRGFQFPPGAGAAVIAEVDGHGAEGLFEELSRLGDICAQQGASQTLVAQDDSQREKLWAVRRVISPALRALKPRKVSEDIVVPRSRIPEVIERLKAMGEELGLTVATYGHAGDGNLHANILYEGPHQRPLVDEALRRMLVMTVELGGTITGEHGVGLAKREFLALEQQPALLELQRRLKAFFDPSGLLNPEKIFPVLKR; from the coding sequence ATGAGTGACGTGTCCGCGCGGCCGGTCCGCGTGGAGCCCGAGCGGGTGGAGCGCGTGTGCGAGGCGCTCTCGCGGGTGCTCTCCGCCGGGCAGCTGAAGCGCGACGAGGCCACGCTCGCCGCCTACGCGCGGGATGAGTCCGACAGCGGCGTCTTCCCTCCCGACCTCGTCGTCTTCCCCGAGGACACCGCGCAGGTCTCCGCCATCTTCAAGGCGTGCGTGGCGCACGGCGTCCCCTACACGCCGTGCGGCGCTCGCACGGGCAAGAGCGGCGGCTCGCTGCCCCTGTGCGGCGGCGTGGCGGTGAGCCTGGAGCGCATGAACCGCATCCGCTCCATCTCCGTGGAGGACCTCACCGCGGTGGTGGAGCCCGGCGTGGTGACGGGCGACCTGATGAAGGCCGTGGAGGCCGTGGGGCTCTTCTATCCACCGGACCCCAACTCCTGGGAGTCGTGCACGCTGGGCGGCAACGTCGCGGAGAACGCGGGCGGCCCGCGCGCGCTGAAGTACGGCGTCACGCGCGACTACGTCATCGGCCTGGAGTGGGTGCTTCCAGACGGTGAGGTCGTCAAGGTGGGGCGGCGCACCATCAAGGGCGTGGCCGGCTACGACCTGGTGGGCCTCTTCGTCGGCTCCGAGGGCACGCTGGGCGTGGCCACCGAAATCACCCTCCAGCTCATTCCGCTCCCGCGAAAAGTGCTGACCGCCCTGGTCGTCTTTCCGTCGGTGCTGGACGCGGCCCGCGCGGTGTCAGCCGTGCTCGCGGCGGGGCTGTTGCCCAGGTGTCTGGAGCTCATCGACGACGTGGCCCTGCGCGCGGTGGACGGACGCGGCTTCCAGTTCCCACCGGGCGCCGGCGCCGCCGTCATCGCCGAGGTCGATGGCCACGGCGCAGAGGGTTTGTTCGAGGAACTGTCACGACTCGGCGACATCTGCGCACAGCAGGGAGCCAGCCAAACACTCGTCGCGCAGGATGATTCCCAACGCGAGAAATTGTGGGCCGTGCGTCGGGTCATCTCCCCCGCGCTGCGCGCGCTGAAGCCTCGCAAGGTCTCCGAGGACATCGTCGTCCCACGTTCGAGAATCCCCGAGGTCATCGAGCGCTTGAAGGCGATGGGCGAGGAGCTGGGCCTCACCGTGGCCACGTATGGCCATGCGGGGGATGGGAACCTCCACGCCAACATCCTCTATGAAGGCCCGCATCAACGCCCGCTGGTGGATGAGGCGCTGCGCCGCATGTTGGTGATGACGGTGGAGCTGGGCGGGACGATCACAGGCGAGCATGGTGTGGGCCTCGCGAAGCGGGAATTTCTCGCGCTCGAACAGCAGCCAGCGCTGCTGGAATTGCAGCGGCGGCTCAAGGCCTTCTTCGACCCATCAGGGCTGCTCAATCCCGAGAAAATCTTCCCCGTGCTCAAACGTTGA
- the folE gene encoding GTP cyclohydrolase I translates to MASAVEAFLRAAGLPMDDENLVDTPKRVADAWSREFLDGYAQTPGEVLGKTFSAPRGSSRELVVVTGLRFHSMCPHHLLPVTGVAHVAYVPGKHVAGFGGLSALVDCFAHRLILQEDLAREVAGSLARELGSPATACIIEAEQACLRMRGPQQRDAITHAEAYEGELRGDGALRRELWARLGARR, encoded by the coding sequence ATGGCGAGCGCGGTGGAGGCCTTCCTCCGGGCCGCCGGCCTGCCGATGGATGACGAGAACCTGGTGGACACGCCCAAGCGCGTGGCCGACGCCTGGAGCCGCGAGTTCCTGGACGGCTATGCCCAGACGCCCGGAGAGGTGCTGGGCAAGACGTTCTCCGCGCCTCGCGGCTCGTCGCGTGAGCTGGTGGTGGTGACGGGCCTGCGCTTCCATTCCATGTGTCCGCACCACCTGTTGCCGGTGACGGGCGTCGCGCATGTGGCGTACGTCCCTGGCAAGCACGTGGCGGGCTTCGGTGGCCTGTCCGCGCTGGTGGACTGCTTCGCGCACCGGCTCATCCTCCAGGAGGACCTGGCGCGCGAGGTCGCGGGCTCCCTGGCCCGTGAGCTGGGCAGCCCCGCCACCGCGTGCATCATCGAGGCGGAGCAGGCGTGCCTGCGCATGCGCGGTCCCCAGCAGCGCGACGCCATCACCCACGCGGAGGCCTATGAAGGCGAGCTGCGCGGCGACGGTGCGCTGCGACGCGAGCTGTGGGCGCGACTCGGGGCGCGGCGATGA